Genomic DNA from Streptomyces sp. NBC_01571:
CGCCGAGGGTGTGCACGGCCTGGTCGACCGCCTTCACACAGGCCTCACCGGCGGCGTACTTGGCCATGTTGGCGGCCTCCCCGGCGGCGACGTCGTCCCCGGAGTCGTACAGGAAGGCCGCCTTCTGCATCATCAGGCGGGCGAGTTCGAGTTCTATGTGGGCCTGTGCGAGCGGGTGGGCGACGGCCTGGTGGGCGCCGATGGGGGCCTTCCAGACGGTGCGTTCACGGGCGTACTCGACGGCCCGGGAGAGCGCGAAACGGCCCATGCCGATCGCGAACGCGGCCGTCATCACCCGCTCCGGGTTGAGTCCGGCGAAGAGCTGGAGCAGACCCGCGTCCTCGTCGCCGACGAGCGCCTCGGCGGGCAGCCGCACGTCGTCGAGGGTCAGCTCGAACTGCTTCTCCGCGCTCTGGAGTTCCATGTCGATCTGCCGTCGGCCGAAGCCGTCCGCGTCGCGCGGGACGATGAACAGGCAGGGCTTGAGGCTGCCGGTGCGGGCGTCCTCCGTACGGCCGACGACGAGGGTGGCGTCGGCGATGTCGACGCCGGAGATGAACACCTTGCGGCCGCTCAGCACCCAGTCCGCGCCGTCCCGGCGGGCCGTGGTGGTGATCCGGTGCGAGTTGGAGCCGGCGTCGGGTTCGGTGATGCCGAAGGCCATGGTGCGGGAGCCGTCGGCGAGGCCGGGCAGCCAGGCGCGCTTCTGCTCCTCGGTGCCGAAGCGGGCGATGACGGTCCCGCAGATCGCGGGGGACACGACCATCATCAGCAACGGACAGCCCGCGGCGCCCAACTCCTCAAGGACGAGGGAGAGTTCGGCGATGCCGCCGCCACCGCCGCCGTACGCCTCCGGCAGGTTCACGCCCAGGTAGCCGAGTTTGCCCGCCTCGGACCACAGCTCGGTGGGATGGCGGTCCTCGCGGATGGCGCTCGTGAGGTAGTCGCGGCCGTAGCGCCTGCCGAGGGCGGCGACGGCGGCGCGGAGTGCCTTGTGCTCTTCGGTCTCTGTTGCGGGGCTCATCGGGCCTCCTGAGTACGGAAGGTGCGGGTCGGTCGTGGCGGAGCGCGCGGTCGCCCGCGGCCCTCATCCGGGCGCGTCGTCGTCCACGACCGCCAGCAGGGCCCCCATCTCCACCTGCTGGCCGGGGACCACGTGCAGGGCGGTGAGGGTGCCGTCGGCGGG
This window encodes:
- a CDS encoding acyl-CoA dehydrogenase family protein yields the protein MSPATETEEHKALRAAVAALGRRYGRDYLTSAIREDRHPTELWSEAGKLGYLGVNLPEAYGGGGGGIAELSLVLEELGAAGCPLLMMVVSPAICGTVIARFGTEEQKRAWLPGLADGSRTMAFGITEPDAGSNSHRITTTARRDGADWVLSGRKVFISGVDIADATLVVGRTEDARTGSLKPCLFIVPRDADGFGRRQIDMELQSAEKQFELTLDDVRLPAEALVGDEDAGLLQLFAGLNPERVMTAAFAIGMGRFALSRAVEYARERTVWKAPIGAHQAVAHPLAQAHIELELARLMMQKAAFLYDSGDDVAAGEAANMAKYAAGEACVKAVDQAVHTLGGNGLTREFGLASLITASRVARIAPVSREMILNYVSHQTLGLPKSY